One genomic segment of Mobula hypostoma chromosome 2, sMobHyp1.1, whole genome shotgun sequence includes these proteins:
- the LOC134342336 gene encoding nuclear receptor subfamily 0 group B member 2-like, with amino-acid sequence MACVSQSVSFDKCFCGQGSHSSILYSILNKDYPKESSCCHCQHYLHPSAPGCSCEFRKKVVLKTPEVTCRLASEVLLKTLTFIKNLPSFCQLPEEDQVLLVQNCWAPLFVLGLAQERVDFEVVEAVAPSLLRRILLNQKAMDGLDQEADLNTPTLAEVQRVKLFLVKFWSMDISTKEYAYLKGITLFNPDVSSLKTPHYILALQQEAQHTLNEFIGMMHNGDQMRFAQMLLTLSTLRTVSTTSVTELFFRPVLGKVNMNELLMEMLCAKLN; translated from the exons ATGGCTTGTGTATCCCAATCAGTGAGTTTTGATAAATGTTTTTGTGGACAGGGCTCGCACAGCAGCATTCTTTACAGTATTCTCAACAAAGATTATCCAAAGGAATCAAGCTGCTGTCATTGTCAGCATTATCTCCACCCTTCAGCCCCTGGGTGTTCCTGCGAGTTCAGAAAAAAAGTTGTTCTAAAAACACCAGAAGTCACTTGCAGACTGGCCTCAGAGGTACTGCTCAAAACACTGACTTTCATTAAAAACTTGCCATCCTTTTGCCAGCTGCCTGAGGAAGATCAGGTCCTGCTGGTGCAGAATTGCTGGGCTCCCCTCTTTGTCTTAGGCTTAGCTCAGGAACGAGTAGACTTTGAGGTGGTTGAAGCTGTGGCACCCAGCTTGCTGAGAAGGATTCTTCTAAATCAGAAAGCAATGGATGGTCTGGATCAGGAGGCGGACCTGAACACCCCAACTCTAGCAGAAGTTCAAAGAGTTAAGTTATTTCTTGTGAAGTTCTGGAGCATGGATATCAGCACCAAAGAGTATGCATATCTCAAAGGCATCACTCTTTTTAATCCAG ATGTTTCTAGTTTAAAAACACCTCATTATATACTGGCCTTACAGCAAGAAGCCCAGCACACGTTGAACGAATTCATTGGCATGATGCACAATGGGGATCAGATGAGGTTTGCTCAAATGCTCTTGACTCTCTCCACTCTCAGAACGGTCAGCACTACTTCTGTCACAGAACTATTTTTCAGACCAGTCTTGGGTAAAGTGAATATGAATGAGCTGCTCATGGAAATGCTCTGTGCAAAGCTGAATTAA